A genomic region of Desulfosarcina ovata subsp. ovata contains the following coding sequences:
- the queC gene encoding 7-cyano-7-deazaguanine synthase QueC: MSKDKQAVVLLSGGLDSTTVLAMARSQGYSLYGLSFSYGQRHDVELRAARKVAAAMGVKRHLETRIDLAPIGGSALTDDIAVPKARDEAHMATEIPVTYVPARNTIFLSYALAWAEVLGAWDIFIGVNAVDYSGYPDCRPEYIQAFEAMANLATKTAVEGKGRFRIHTPLIQLTKAQIIQAGTALGVDYGMTHSCYDPSAEGLACGSCDACILRKNGFLAAGIPDPTPYGTDRP; the protein is encoded by the coding sequence ATGAGCAAGGACAAACAAGCCGTTGTTCTTTTAAGTGGCGGGTTGGATTCCACCACCGTTCTGGCCATGGCGCGCAGCCAGGGGTATTCCCTGTACGGCCTCAGTTTTTCTTACGGCCAGCGCCACGACGTTGAACTCCGGGCCGCCCGTAAAGTGGCTGCGGCCATGGGGGTAAAGCGCCATCTGGAAACCCGGATCGATCTTGCCCCCATCGGTGGCTCGGCCCTGACCGACGACATTGCCGTTCCCAAAGCCCGTGACGAGGCCCATATGGCGACCGAGATTCCGGTGACCTACGTTCCGGCTCGCAACACTATTTTTCTCTCCTATGCCCTGGCCTGGGCTGAAGTGCTGGGCGCCTGGGATATTTTTATCGGGGTCAATGCCGTGGACTACAGTGGTTATCCGGATTGCCGCCCGGAATACATCCAGGCTTTCGAAGCCATGGCCAATCTGGCAACCAAAACCGCTGTCGAGGGCAAAGGGCGATTTCGCATCCACACCCCTTTGATCCAACTGACCAAGGCACAAATCATCCAGGCGGGCACTGCGCTTGGCGTGGATTATGGGATGACCCACAGCTGCTACGATCCGTCTGCCGAGGGACTGGCCTGCGGCAGTTGCGATGCCTGCATTTTAAGAAAAAACGGGTTCCTTGCCGCCGGGATACCCGACCCGACACCCTACGGCACAGATAGACCTTAA
- a CDS encoding BrnA antitoxin family protein, with product MTMYIDTDILNDFRMRIDEAGYGYQTMINEVLREYLSKSGKPLDESVIRQVIREELNRVAHT from the coding sequence ATCACAATGTATATTGATACGGATATTCTCAATGACTTTCGTATGAGGATTGACGAGGCAGGATATGGGTACCAGACCATGATTAATGAAGTTCTTAGAGAATATCTTTCGAAAAGCGGGAAACCCCTTGATGAGTCGGTTATCCGACAAGTTATCCGAGAAGAATTGAATCGAGTAGCTCATACTTGA
- the manA gene encoding mannose-6-phosphate isomerase, class I produces the protein MPVYRLQNVVQPYAWGSTRAIADLIGQPVPSAQPQAELWMGTHPKGPSMVIGSAGPVSLASLIDDQPAAILGDAGARRFCGSLPFLFKVLAAARPLSIQAHPNIAQAREGFARENTSGKAMDAFDRNYRDANHKPEILCALTPFWAMSGFRPVQAAKALLVPICPDPLAGALERLEKDPEGQGLRDFFERLMTLPEAERQLAARQVMHKAGLLVARSPVYRWIVTLADAYPGDMGLLSPALLNLICLRPGQAVYLPAGQLHAYLEGMGIELMANSDNVLRGGLTPKHVDVPELLRVVRFAPVEVKIIHGEAVRPAEKRYPSPAAEFSLGVLEPDHGQPYHAPPERDVEILLCTAGDGTLIAEGQPPMTVKRGDSFLVPAAVGTYEIQGRLTLYKAGVP, from the coding sequence ATGCCTGTCTACCGATTGCAGAACGTCGTCCAGCCGTATGCCTGGGGATCGACCCGCGCCATTGCCGATCTGATTGGCCAGCCTGTTCCGTCAGCCCAGCCCCAGGCCGAATTGTGGATGGGAACCCATCCCAAGGGGCCGTCCATGGTTATCGGCAGCGCTGGACCCGTATCCCTGGCCTCGTTGATCGACGATCAACCGGCGGCGATTCTGGGGGATGCGGGAGCCCGTCGTTTTTGCGGCAGCCTGCCGTTTCTCTTCAAGGTCCTGGCAGCTGCCCGGCCACTGTCTATCCAGGCGCATCCCAATATCGCCCAGGCCCGAGAGGGATTTGCCCGCGAAAACACATCGGGGAAGGCGATGGATGCCTTTGATCGCAATTATCGGGATGCCAATCACAAACCGGAAATCCTCTGTGCCCTGACACCATTTTGGGCCATGAGCGGATTTCGCCCGGTGCAGGCCGCCAAAGCATTGCTGGTGCCCATTTGTCCCGATCCGCTTGCCGGTGCCCTCGAACGGCTGGAGAAAGACCCGGAAGGCCAGGGGCTTCGCGATTTTTTTGAACGTCTCATGACCTTACCGGAGGCGGAACGGCAATTGGCCGCCCGGCAAGTGATGCACAAGGCCGGCCTCCTGGTTGCCCGTTCACCGGTCTACCGCTGGATCGTCACGCTGGCGGATGCCTATCCGGGCGATATGGGCCTGCTTTCACCGGCCCTGCTCAATCTGATCTGCCTTCGGCCAGGCCAGGCCGTTTATCTGCCCGCCGGCCAGTTGCATGCGTATCTGGAGGGTATGGGGATTGAACTGATGGCCAATTCCGACAATGTCCTGCGCGGTGGATTGACGCCCAAACATGTGGATGTTCCGGAGCTGTTGCGGGTGGTCCGCTTTGCGCCTGTGGAGGTAAAGATCATCCATGGCGAAGCGGTGCGGCCGGCGGAAAAACGCTACCCGTCACCAGCGGCGGAATTCTCGCTGGGTGTACTCGAACCGGATCATGGACAACCGTATCACGCACCTCCCGAAAGAGATGTGGAGATCTTGCTGTGTACGGCCGGTGACGGCACGTTAATCGCTGAAGGACAACCGCCCATGACGGTTAAACGGGGAGACAGCTTTCTGGTGCCCGCGGCTGTCGGTACCTACGAGATCCAGGGACGGCTGACGCTTTACAAAGCCGGCGTTCCCTGA
- a CDS encoding reverse transcriptase domain-containing protein, producing the protein MNIKPQQMEMFVASRLAERLGGSEQLLERILERRNVLRAMNQVVANKGAPGVDGMKTNHLKGYLKRHWPKIKQDLLNGVYRPLPVRRKEIDKPDGGVRLLGIPTVLDRLIQQAIAQMLEQIWDPTFSEYSYGFRPERSAHDAVLQAKGYLLDGYTYVEDSACVARPKSGFTEKQFHVSRSESGN; encoded by the coding sequence ATGAACATCAAGCCACAGCAGATGGAAATGTTTGTAGCGTCGCGGCTTGCCGAACGTCTGGGAGGAAGCGAGCAGTTACTGGAACGAATTCTCGAACGCCGGAACGTGCTCAGAGCAATGAACCAGGTCGTTGCCAATAAGGGCGCCCCGGGCGTGGATGGGATGAAAACCAACCACTTGAAAGGGTACCTGAAAAGGCACTGGCCGAAGATCAAGCAGGATCTGCTAAATGGGGTCTATCGTCCCTTACCGGTCAGAAGGAAGGAGATCGATAAACCCGATGGCGGTGTCCGTTTGCTTGGTATTCCCACGGTATTGGACCGACTTATCCAACAGGCGATCGCTCAAATGCTGGAGCAGATCTGGGATCCGACCTTTTCTGAATACAGCTACGGATTCAGACCGGAACGGTCCGCCCATGATGCTGTTCTACAAGCCAAGGGCTATTTGCTTGACGGGTACACGTATGTGGAGGATTCAGCATGTGTGGCCAGACCAAAATCCGGATTCACCGAAAAACAATTTCACGTTTCAAGGAGCGAGTCCGGGAACTGA
- a CDS encoding group II intron maturase-specific domain-containing protein: protein MCGQTKIRIHRKTISRFKERVRELTNRNQGRSLSQIIKDLNQYLIGWWNYYRLTEARHLFKSLNGWIIRRLRCVVWKQWKNPRTKVRNLKKLGIAHKDAMLCGNARKKYWRMSKVKWVIFALPNRYFFERGLYLPAQ, encoded by the coding sequence ATGTGTGGCCAGACCAAAATCCGGATTCACCGAAAAACAATTTCACGTTTCAAGGAGCGAGTCCGGGAACTGACGAACCGTAATCAAGGGAGAAGCCTGAGCCAGATTATCAAAGATCTGAATCAGTACCTGATTGGCTGGTGGAACTATTATCGCCTGACAGAAGCCAGGCACCTGTTCAAGTCACTCAATGGCTGGATCATCCGCCGGCTGCGGTGCGTTGTCTGGAAACAATGGAAAAACCCCAGGACCAAGGTCCGAAACCTCAAAAAGCTTGGCATTGCGCATAAGGACGCCATGCTTTGCGGTAACGCCCGCAAAAAGTACTGGCGCATGAGCAAGGTCAAGTGGGTGATATTTGCTCTACCAAACCGTTACTTC
- the efp gene encoding elongation factor P, which yields MYESSDLRKGLKIEIDGDPYVIVQFEFVKPGKGQALYKCRLKNMISGSQFDKTYRSGEKFKEANLEEVEMEYLYADGDNYCFMNTSNYEQDFLNAEQVGEARALLKENTVCNVLMFEKRALGISLPNFVELTITEAEPWAKGDTAAGSTKPATLETGHVVQVPPFVNEGEKIRIDTRTGQYVERVK from the coding sequence ATGTACGAGAGCAGTGATTTACGCAAGGGATTGAAAATAGAGATTGATGGCGATCCGTATGTGATCGTTCAGTTTGAATTCGTCAAGCCGGGGAAGGGGCAGGCGCTGTACAAATGTCGCCTGAAAAACATGATCAGCGGTTCGCAGTTCGATAAGACCTACCGCTCCGGTGAAAAATTCAAGGAAGCCAACCTTGAAGAGGTGGAGATGGAATATCTCTATGCAGATGGTGACAACTACTGCTTCATGAACACGTCCAATTACGAGCAGGATTTCCTGAACGCGGAGCAAGTGGGAGAAGCCAGGGCATTACTGAAGGAAAACACCGTCTGTAATGTGCTCATGTTCGAAAAAAGGGCCCTCGGCATCTCTTTGCCAAACTTTGTGGAACTCACCATCACCGAAGCCGAACCCTGGGCCAAAGGCGACACGGCCGCCGGATCCACCAAGCCGGCCACCCTGGAAACCGGCCACGTGGTCCAGGTGCCCCCCTTTGTTAACGAAGGGGAGAAAATCCGCATCGACACCCGCACCGGTCAATACGTGGAGCGGGTCAAATAA
- a CDS encoding adenylate/guanylate cyclase domain-containing protein — translation MSENQRPTAHPISSIDKAFKTDGDTTLPELYLRPDTIAAPAFFVDRDLSVRWIAPGGNDPFSDALAGQIETLATHNVFKLLMGPAVEHCVHEWQSFFSFVYSVLKRSTASATFESGTSSIAPDRLPAAPPENNRETTDFSFGVESSSMIFDGTASVPLRIFGLAFETGTLFLIREGNSKPPLQTGKNTAERKGKERSTANWRLPVGVLCIQINDAHRLSDTMMPVAYFRLIRHIWNVTDELARSLGGKRVGCTGAQIHYVFTESAGRNPIFSAVCCATRMGTQIRALQGKQDSGDGGSEAIALQMGIATGTNDFPGIDAGCGNMPPVVPGGGIDQASLLSSIASKGEIWITKTAVTLLPQMLVDQIKIGVDHQGRFQPNFFTRVSDLQPTSGGKPLKSSMGTLPTTRIVELIPPKTDLSFLKEDSA, via the coding sequence ATGTCCGAGAACCAGCGACCGACCGCTCATCCCATAAGCTCGATTGACAAAGCGTTTAAAACAGATGGCGATACAACACTGCCTGAACTTTATTTGCGACCGGACACCATTGCAGCCCCGGCTTTTTTTGTTGACCGGGACCTTTCCGTGCGCTGGATCGCGCCCGGTGGCAACGATCCGTTTTCCGATGCATTGGCCGGGCAGATCGAAACCCTTGCCACCCACAACGTTTTTAAGCTGTTGATGGGGCCGGCGGTCGAGCATTGCGTTCACGAGTGGCAATCCTTTTTTTCGTTTGTCTACAGCGTACTGAAACGCTCGACAGCCAGCGCCACCTTCGAGTCCGGTACCAGCTCGATAGCCCCCGACCGGCTTCCAGCAGCACCGCCCGAAAATAATCGCGAAACAACGGATTTCTCTTTTGGTGTCGAGAGCAGCTCGATGATTTTCGATGGAACGGCATCTGTCCCGTTACGGATTTTCGGTCTGGCGTTTGAAACCGGCACCCTTTTTTTGATCCGCGAAGGCAACAGCAAACCTCCCCTACAAACCGGTAAAAACACAGCCGAGCGTAAAGGAAAGGAACGGTCCACGGCCAACTGGCGACTGCCGGTCGGTGTGTTGTGCATTCAGATCAACGATGCCCACCGGCTCTCCGACACCATGATGCCGGTCGCTTATTTTCGTTTGATCCGTCACATATGGAACGTCACTGATGAACTGGCCCGGTCGCTGGGGGGCAAGCGGGTCGGTTGCACAGGCGCACAGATCCATTATGTATTTACCGAAAGTGCCGGACGAAACCCGATCTTCAGTGCCGTCTGCTGTGCCACACGCATGGGCACCCAGATACGCGCCCTTCAGGGAAAACAAGATTCTGGGGACGGCGGGTCCGAAGCCATTGCCCTGCAAATGGGAATCGCCACCGGCACCAATGATTTTCCGGGAATCGACGCCGGCTGTGGCAACATGCCTCCGGTGGTCCCCGGAGGGGGCATCGACCAGGCTTCGCTGTTATCATCCATCGCGTCAAAGGGAGAGATCTGGATCACCAAAACGGCTGTCACCCTGCTTCCCCAAATGCTCGTCGATCAGATAAAAATAGGGGTTGATCATCAGGGGCGCTTTCAACCCAATTTTTTCACTCGCGTTTCAGACCTGCAACCAACGAGCGGGGGGAAACCGTTAAAATCGAGCATGGGAACTCTGCCGACCACCCGAATTGTTGAACTCATCCCACCCAAAACAGATTTATCATTCCTTAAAGAGGATTCAGCATGA
- a CDS encoding phosphoribosylanthranilate isomerase, which produces MPLQPIVQIYEIQTPAEARAVIDCGVDHIGSVITDVDHRHDPILRNTIRLVREKGAVSSLIPLYSDMDAVFDTLAYYRPDIIHFCEQLDGAANPATASAIALQAEVRRRFPGVKIMRAIPIAQNDIDGGEPVLALAARFEPLSDFFLTDTVVGENGDDQPEAGFVGITGLTCDWSVAARLVAQSNIPVILAGGIAPENVVRGIETVRPYGVDSCTCTNAVDNAGRPIRFKKDLERVRRLVAAVRGSGYPFEVDGPVQ; this is translated from the coding sequence ATGCCACTACAACCCATCGTTCAGATCTACGAAATCCAGACTCCTGCGGAGGCCCGGGCGGTCATTGATTGCGGAGTGGATCACATTGGCAGTGTGATCACCGACGTGGATCATCGTCATGATCCGATCCTGCGGAACACCATCCGGTTGGTTCGCGAGAAGGGCGCTGTGAGCAGCCTGATCCCACTCTATTCGGATATGGACGCTGTTTTCGATACACTGGCCTATTATCGACCCGACATCATCCATTTTTGCGAGCAGTTGGACGGCGCGGCGAATCCGGCCACCGCCTCGGCCATTGCCTTGCAGGCCGAGGTCAGGCGCCGATTTCCCGGAGTAAAGATCATGCGGGCGATCCCCATCGCACAAAATGATATTGATGGGGGTGAACCCGTTCTGGCCCTGGCCGCCCGTTTTGAGCCGTTGAGCGACTTTTTTTTAACGGATACGGTGGTGGGAGAAAATGGCGACGATCAGCCCGAGGCCGGGTTCGTTGGCATCACCGGGCTTACCTGTGACTGGTCGGTTGCGGCGCGGTTGGTGGCCCAGAGCAACATCCCGGTGATCCTGGCCGGCGGGATTGCCCCTGAGAATGTGGTCCGCGGGATTGAAACCGTGCGACCCTACGGTGTCGATAGTTGCACCTGCACCAATGCCGTGGACAATGCCGGTCGGCCCATCCGGTTTAAAAAGGATCTCGAACGGGTCCGCAGGCTGGTGGCGGCCGTGCGTGGCAGCGGGTACCCGTTTGAAGTGGATGGACCCGTCCAATAA
- a CDS encoding DEAD/DEAH box helicase → MTDNNSIHDYLAALNTAPAFGGQVVFHREFAASTPEFGETVEPWPPAIGQLMETMGIKRLFAHQARTIDRVRAGIHTVAATPTASGKTLTYLLPVIEAAVADESVTALFIYPLKALAQDQNKTIGRMAADLNDVDLKSEIYDGDTSAYRRRKIRDNPPHILLTNPEMIHLSILPHHDIWERLLARLRFVVVDEVHTYRGILGSHMAQVFRRLIRLCGYYGAAPTFVFTSATVANPAELASQLTGLNVGTVQKSTAGTGTRHLLVMDPLDGPLRATVILLKAALHRGLRTIVYTQSRKLAELLTVWARSRSGGFADRISAYRAGFLPQERREIEAKLSSGELLAVITTSALELGIDIGSLDLCILVGYPGSIMATWQRGGRVGRAGQESAVILVAGEDALDHYFVRHPRQLVQRPPEAAVINPHNPDVMSRHLVCAAAELPLKMDDPMLMPEPVRGCVDQLIAAGDLYLSADGRTCYSPLKNPHRHVDLRGSGSRFAILEAPANTRLGEIDGVRVYRETHPGAIYLHRGETYQVAALELETRKVIVTRCQVNYHTRVRSGKETQILEIFDQRPVCGTVMAIGRLQVTEQVTGYDRIQTRTGNVLERISLDLPPMVFETHGLWFTVPQAVVDQAEQERIHVMGGLHAMEHAAIGVFPLLVLADRNDLGGISTPFHPQLQGAGIFVYDGIPGGAGLCVQAFADGQGLLEATLAAITGCPCETGCPSCVHSPKCGSGNRPIDKAGAIFLLRQLIAGNGLSAPARLPEIELPEPPGRGADLTEATLSAADPSSRYGVLDVETQLSAQEVGGWHHAERMRVSCAVLYDSKTDSFYEFVEGQMPMLMDHLKQLELIIGFNIRRFDYRVLSAYTDLDFASLPTLDLLEKVKDRLGYRLSLDHLASATLGAGKTADGLDALKWWKEGKMAKILTYCRSDVAITRDLFQFGRDNHYLLFQNKAKQTVRLPVRW, encoded by the coding sequence ATGACAGACAACAATTCCATCCATGATTATCTCGCGGCATTGAACACGGCACCGGCATTTGGCGGACAGGTGGTTTTTCACCGGGAATTTGCGGCAAGCACACCGGAATTTGGTGAAACGGTGGAACCATGGCCCCCGGCGATTGGCCAGCTTATGGAAACCATGGGCATCAAACGGCTGTTTGCCCATCAGGCACGGACCATCGACCGGGTGCGGGCCGGTATCCATACCGTGGCGGCCACGCCGACCGCCTCGGGCAAAACCCTGACCTATCTCCTTCCGGTGATCGAGGCAGCCGTTGCGGACGAATCGGTTACCGCCCTGTTCATTTATCCGCTCAAGGCCCTGGCCCAGGATCAGAACAAAACCATCGGCAGGATGGCCGCCGATCTGAACGACGTCGATCTCAAATCCGAAATTTACGACGGCGATACGTCGGCCTACCGTCGCCGAAAAATTCGTGACAACCCGCCCCATATCCTGCTGACCAACCCGGAGATGATTCACCTCTCCATTTTGCCCCACCACGATATCTGGGAACGCCTTTTGGCCCGACTGCGCTTTGTGGTTGTCGACGAGGTACACACCTATCGCGGCATCCTGGGATCGCACATGGCCCAGGTTTTCCGCCGCCTGATCCGATTGTGTGGGTACTATGGCGCTGCTCCGACATTTGTGTTCACTTCGGCCACGGTGGCCAATCCGGCTGAACTGGCCAGCCAGCTGACCGGCCTGAATGTCGGCACCGTCCAGAAGAGCACTGCCGGTACGGGAACCCGCCACCTGCTGGTGATGGATCCGCTGGACGGGCCTTTAAGGGCCACGGTCATCCTGCTCAAGGCCGCCTTGCATCGCGGTCTGCGAACGATTGTCTATACCCAGTCACGAAAACTGGCCGAGCTTTTGACCGTCTGGGCCCGCAGCCGGTCGGGCGGGTTTGCCGACCGCATCAGCGCATACCGGGCCGGTTTTCTGCCCCAGGAGCGACGCGAAATCGAGGCCAAGCTTTCCTCGGGGGAGCTGCTGGCCGTTATCACCACCAGTGCGTTGGAGTTGGGCATCGATATCGGCAGCTTGGACCTGTGTATTCTGGTTGGCTATCCGGGCTCCATCATGGCCACCTGGCAACGGGGCGGCCGGGTGGGCCGAGCCGGTCAGGAATCGGCGGTGATTCTGGTGGCCGGCGAAGATGCCCTGGATCACTATTTTGTCAGGCATCCCCGGCAACTGGTCCAGCGGCCGCCCGAAGCGGCGGTGATCAACCCCCATAATCCGGATGTCATGTCGCGCCATCTGGTTTGCGCCGCTGCCGAACTGCCGCTTAAAATGGATGATCCCATGCTAATGCCGGAACCGGTGAGGGGGTGTGTCGATCAACTGATCGCTGCTGGTGACCTTTATCTGAGCGCCGATGGCCGCACCTGTTATTCACCGCTAAAAAACCCTCACCGGCATGTGGATTTAAGGGGCTCGGGATCCCGTTTTGCCATCCTGGAGGCGCCCGCCAATACGCGGTTGGGTGAGATCGACGGTGTCCGCGTCTACCGCGAAACCCATCCCGGTGCCATTTATCTTCACCGCGGAGAGACATACCAGGTGGCCGCCCTTGAACTTGAAACGCGAAAAGTGATCGTAACCCGCTGCCAGGTGAACTACCATACCCGGGTGCGCTCCGGCAAAGAGACCCAGATCCTTGAAATTTTCGATCAGCGACCGGTCTGCGGAACCGTGATGGCCATCGGGCGCCTGCAGGTGACCGAACAGGTCACCGGTTATGACCGCATCCAGACCCGTACGGGAAACGTCCTCGAACGGATCAGCCTGGACCTGCCGCCCATGGTGTTCGAAACCCATGGGCTCTGGTTTACCGTTCCCCAGGCGGTGGTCGATCAGGCGGAGCAGGAGCGGATTCATGTCATGGGCGGCTTGCACGCCATGGAGCATGCCGCCATTGGCGTCTTTCCACTGCTGGTATTGGCCGACCGAAACGATTTGGGGGGTATCTCGACCCCGTTTCATCCCCAGCTGCAAGGCGCCGGTATCTTCGTCTATGACGGGATTCCCGGTGGGGCCGGGCTCTGCGTGCAAGCGTTTGCCGATGGGCAGGGCCTGCTCGAGGCCACCCTGGCGGCTATCACCGGCTGCCCGTGTGAGACCGGTTGCCCCAGTTGCGTCCATTCCCCCAAGTGCGGGTCCGGCAACCGGCCCATCGACAAGGCCGGGGCGATTTTCCTGTTGCGTCAGCTGATTGCAGGCAACGGCCTATCGGCACCGGCCCGACTGCCCGAGATCGAATTGCCCGAGCCCCCCGGACGTGGGGCTGATTTGACGGAAGCAACGCTGTCTGCGGCTGATCCATCTTCGCGATACGGAGTACTGGACGTCGAGACCCAGCTGTCTGCCCAGGAGGTGGGCGGGTGGCACCACGCCGAGCGCATGCGGGTGAGCTGCGCGGTGCTCTACGATTCCAAAACCGACAGCTTTTACGAGTTTGTCGAGGGCCAGATGCCCATGCTGATGGACCACCTCAAGCAACTGGAACTGATCATCGGTTTCAATATCCGGCGCTTCGACTACCGGGTGCTGTCCGCATACACGGATCTGGATTTTGCATCGCTGCCCACCCTAGATCTCCTCGAAAAGGTCAAGGACCGGCTCGGGTACCGCCTCTCCCTGGATCACCTGGCCTCGGCGACCCTGGGTGCCGGAAAAACGGCTGACGGACTGGACGCCCTGAAATGGTGGAAAGAGGGCAAAATGGCCAAGATCCTGACGTACTGCCGCTCGGACGTGGCCATCACCCGTGACCTGTTTCAATTCGGCAGGGACAACCACTATCTGCTGTTTCAGAACAAGGCCAAGCAGACCGTACGCCTGCCGGTGCGCTGGTAA
- a CDS encoding hemolysin family protein, which yields MIIDQFFILFILLLLSGFFSSAETALFSISQTRARHLAKENNRSNQLIKRMKDNPHKLLTTILIGNNVVNVAASAIATSLTIRMSANYAVGMTTGVMTLLILVFGEVIPKSFATRNNILIARLTIYPIYWMSILFFPIILFLNFIPRITGKMSKTPSATEEELITFVEVVEEQGEIKEEEREMIHNVFELDDTSASEIMTPRTDMFVVDVNAPLDLKAIADSGFTRIPVIDGDFDHVVGILNIKDIFMHQATTETPVDVRAIMRPPHFVPENKKADRLLHQFKARKDHMSIIIDEHGGVCGLITLEDALEELVGEIRDETDKEEPHIVSKKPREWMVLGKSDIEEVNEKIGMHIPETGDYDTFSGFILDRIGRIPEEDETFSIDGFKVVVKEVDGNRIKRYLVQAAMETAPTGPDPAIP from the coding sequence ATGATAATTGACCAATTTTTTATCCTTTTCATTCTGCTGCTGCTCTCCGGTTTTTTTTCATCGGCCGAGACCGCCCTTTTTTCCATCAGTCAAACCCGGGCCCGGCACCTGGCCAAGGAGAACAACCGTTCAAACCAGCTGATCAAGCGAATGAAGGATAATCCCCACAAACTGCTTACCACCATCCTGATTGGCAATAATGTGGTCAATGTCGCCGCCTCGGCCATCGCCACATCACTGACCATCCGCATGTCCGCCAATTATGCCGTGGGGATGACCACCGGCGTGATGACCCTCCTGATTCTGGTCTTCGGCGAGGTGATCCCCAAATCTTTCGCCACGCGGAACAACATCCTGATTGCCAGGCTGACCATCTACCCCATCTACTGGATGTCGATTCTGTTTTTCCCGATCATCCTTTTTCTCAACTTCATCCCCCGGATTACCGGCAAAATGAGCAAAACGCCATCGGCCACCGAAGAGGAACTGATCACCTTCGTTGAAGTGGTTGAGGAGCAGGGAGAGATCAAGGAAGAAGAGCGGGAAATGATCCATAATGTCTTTGAACTGGATGACACCAGTGCATCGGAAATCATGACGCCGCGTACCGATATGTTTGTTGTAGATGTCAACGCCCCGCTGGATCTCAAAGCCATCGCCGATTCCGGCTTTACGCGCATTCCGGTCATCGATGGCGATTTTGATCATGTCGTCGGTATTCTCAATATCAAGGATATTTTCATGCACCAGGCGACCACGGAAACGCCGGTGGATGTGCGCGCCATCATGCGCCCGCCCCATTTTGTTCCCGAAAATAAAAAAGCCGATCGGCTCCTGCACCAGTTCAAGGCCCGCAAGGATCACATGTCCATCATCATCGACGAGCACGGCGGGGTCTGCGGCCTGATCACCCTCGAAGACGCCCTGGAAGAACTGGTTGGCGAAATCCGTGATGAAACCGACAAGGAAGAGCCGCACATCGTCAGTAAAAAACCCAGGGAGTGGATGGTGCTGGGCAAGTCGGACATTGAGGAGGTCAACGAAAAAATCGGCATGCACATTCCCGAAACTGGAGACTACGATACCTTCTCCGGCTTCATTCTGGATCGCATCGGCCGGATTCCCGAAGAGGATGAAACGTTCTCCATCGACGGTTTTAAAGTGGTGGTCAAGGAGGTGGACGGCAACCGGATCAAACGGTATCTGGTCCAGGCGGCCATGGAAACGGCACCAACGGGTCCGGATCCTGCCATCCCATGA